The window CGCATCAGTGGAACCGTCATCACACTGCCGCCCACACCTAAAAATGCCGCTACCGCGCCAATTACCACACCAATCGGAGTATCTGAAAAAATTCCTCCCCGAGAAGCTTTAATCCCTTCCGCTTCTGTTTGCATAAAGCCGGGGCGAATAAAGCAATCCAAGATAGTCACAATCAAGTAGGCAATAAATATCCAACGGATCAAGGCACTATCTACCGATAACGCGACGATCGCACCGAGTATTCCGCCAACTGAAATGGGAATAATAAATGGCCGAATAATTACCCAGTTAAGATTGCCTTTTAAGTAATGAGCCCGACTCGAAAGGGTCGATGAAAAAATCATCACACAAGTTGAAGTGGCAACCGCAATTTGCATTGCCACACTACCAGCATCGCTTTGTGCCCCCCACACTAAGCTAATCAATGCATACAGCAGCGGTACAGTAATAAACCCTCCACCAAAACCAAATAGTGCGGTTGTGATCCCTGAGATAAAACCAAATAAGCAAAGAAGCAGTTCCACAGAAAATTCCTCGTCAGTTATTGAGAAAATATCTTATCGATGAAAAAAGCGCCTTGCTTATGCAGATTTGACAACCTACTTTGAGATTTCGCCAACGTTATTGATAAGTGCAACTTGCTGGGGTTAAATAAAGGGAGCTTAACTCCCTTTATTTAACATCATTCAAATGTGAGTAATCACTACCATTCGTCTCGATAATCGAATGAAACCTAGTAACTGTCAGATCAAATCTGAGCTAGTACACAATTAAATGAGCTAAAACAAAAAACACTCCAGCGACTTTTATCAGAATTTGTAGCATTAGGTGATCTGACTACCGCTGCATTTAATGTTGATAACAACCATCAATTGTTAGAAGTAAGTATCACACTCGCTAAGGCATATGGTGTAGAGGAAAGTAAGATTATTAAAAACTCTGATGATCTAGATGCAGTTATGATGTCATAGAAAGTCGGCATCTTTATATATCAGTTCAAACATACATTAGCTGATATATATTGTAGTGAATGGGACTATGATTCAAATTTTTGAATTTGCCACATCGTCAGCCAAAATAAGCGGTTAGCTCACAAGTTTTGATGGAGGAGAAATGGGTGACGGCGTGTTAGGTAGCACAAATGATAAATAGAACGTTCTTAAGATGGTTTTTGACGATAATACTGATCCTTTCATATTATTTGGGATTGGCCATCTTTGATTTCGGGTTTAGCTCAAGCTTCACATACAGCTACACTGTAATGGGTAATAATGAGCCGACTACAGTTTGGCGTGCTTTCGTAGAGAATTTGCAGGTGTATCATGATAATGCGATAGCTTATGTTTATTTGGGCACCCCTGTTTTGCTAGTGCTGTTATTTAATATTCATAAAAAGATAAGATAACACTCAATATCGACGAGCTTGGGAAGATGAACTGCCCCAAGAATGAGCAACAGAACTTGGAGAGTTGTCGGTGAGTGAAAACGCTCTGCTTAATTTCAGGCCGTTAATTGCTAACTAAAATGTGCAGGAATGTCTCTGGAGCCGTGGAGTATAAGTTCGATGCGCACTTCAGCATCTAATACACGGAAAAACAGCACATACCGACCGTAAGCGCAGCTTCGCAACCCAGGCAAAATCTCCGATCTTTCAATATAAAGAGTAGGAGACTCAGCAATGAGTAGACATTTTTGATACAACTCCTCAATAAAACTTAGCGCACGAACGGGGTTGTCTTTTGCTATCCAGTCACCGATCGCTTCTAAATCTTGTTCTGCCAATGGTGAGATAGCCAGTTTCATTTTGAGTCACTGCCTTCAACCGATTGGGCATATTTGCTTGATAACCGGGAAAATACAGTGTTTGCATCCTTACTTTCGCCACTATTAACACCATCAATTATCGCCGTTTGTAGAGCGACCAATTTCGACTGATTTTCCTGTTCTTCTAACGCGCGAAGTCCAGCACGGATGACTTCACTTGTATTATTATATCGCCCGCTTTTAATTTGATTCTGAATAAACTCTTCAAAGTAGGGACTTAAAACGACACTTGTAGACATTGTTAAGACCTCGCCATATACCAACTATTATTAACTATTAGTATAATTGAGTTCATTTTTTTATCAACATGACTCATTCAACAATACCGTTCACCTTCATTATACCGTCGGATAAGGGTCGGCAAGGTGTCTTCCATGCCGTAGTAGGCGACAGTATGATTATTTTTCCCTTATTTTACCCCATAAAAAAGGGTGGCCTAAGCCACCCTGAGGTTGTTGACAAAGCGGGAAAAAGCGTGGTTTTTCCCGCTTTGTGTTATCAGGCGAAAATCAATGTATTGATTTTCCTTGTTTATTTTCAATAACCTATCCAACCTGCCGCCAAACATGTTATGTTTGTCAGCAGTCTGAGGGTGGCCTAAGCCACCCTATTACTCACTTATAATATTAAACTGAATTATTTCAGTACATTATAAATAACGGTTTCGCCTGCTTTTACTTCACCGTCAACTAAAATTTCGACGCCTGCGAAATCATCAATATTACTGATGATAACAGGGCTGATCATCGATTTAGCATTAGCTTCAAGGAAGTCTAAATCTAATTTCAGAATTGGAGTCCCCGCGGTCACTTCCGCACCTTCTTCCACTAAGCGTGCACAACCTTCACCTTTCAGTGCAACGGTATCAATACCCATATGAACAATTAGCTCAACACCATTTTCAGTTTCAAGGCAAAATGCGTGGTTAGTTTCAAAAATTTTCACCACAGTGCCTGACGCTGGTGCTAACACTTCGCTACTCGTTGGTTTGATAGCAATACCATCACCCACAATACGGCTCGAGAACGCTTCATCTGGCACATCATCAAGGGAATAGACTTGACCACTCACTGGCGCAACCAGAGATAAAATCACATTGCCTTTTGCTTTCGTAGGCTGTGCCGCTTTTTTCTCTTCCGCAACCGCAGCAGGGGCAGTACCTGCAATCGGCCCTTTCGCAATTACGTCTTCCATTGCTTTAGCAACTAATTCAGCACGTGTTCCCACGATCACTTGCACATTTTGTTTGTTCAGGCGAATAACACCAGAAGCACCAAGACGTTTGGTCATCGCATCGTTAACAATTGCGGTGTCTTTTACCGTTAAGCGTAAACGTGTAATACAAGCATCAATGCTAACGATATTGTCGCTACCACCTACCGCAGAAACATATTGACGCGCTTCTTTTTGGATATCGCTATCTGTACTATGCACTGGGCTGAGGCTTTCATCGTAACCATCAATCGTTTCATCCCCCGCACTTTCTTCACGACCTGGTGTTAACAGGTTAAATTTGCGGATCATGAAACGGAAAATCACATAGTAAATACAGAAGAAGACTAAACCTTGAACAATCAACATATACCATTGAACGGCTAATGGGTTACGTGATTGCAACAACATATCCACTAAACCTGCGCTGAAACCAAAACCTGAAATCCATTCCATGGTCGCCGCAATATACACCGAGATACCGGTTAATAATGCGTGAATTACGTACAGGATTGGCGCCACAAACATGAATGAGAATTCAAGCGGTTCAGTAATACCAGTGAAGAATGCAGCGAATGCCCCTGCAATCATGATCCCCGCTACTTTGGCCTTATTTTCAGGTCGTGCACAGTGGTAAATTGCCAATGCCGCACCCGGTAAGCCAAACATCATAATCGGGAAGAAACCTGCTTGGTAACGCCCCGTAATACCTACTGTTGCTAAGCCAGCTTCAATAGATTTTGCGCCACCGAGGAAGTTTGGAATATCGTTAATACCCGCAACGTCGAACCAGAACACGGAATTCAGTGCGTGGTGCAATCCAACAGGAATTAATAAACGGTTGAAGAACGCGTAGATACCCGCTCCCACTGAACCTAAATCTTTAATGCTTTCACCGAAAGAAACTAAACCGTTATACACCACAGGCCAAACGTACATCAGTACAAAGGCTAAGATGATCATCAGGAATGACGTTAAAATCGGCACAAGGCGACGACCACTGAAGAAGGACAGCGCTTTTGGCAGTTCAACACCACTATAGCGGTTGTACAATTCAGCAGACAGTACCCCAACTAAGATACCCACGAACTGGTTACTGATTTTACCGAATGCTGCAGGAACAGATTCCAGAGGAACATTCATGATCATGGAATAAGAAGCCGGAGAACACAGTGTTGTCACCACTAAGAAGCCAACGAAACCGGTCAGTGCCGCAGCACCATCCTTATCTTTAGACATCCCATACGCAACACCAATTGCAAATAGCACGGACATATTATCAATAATTGCCGCACCGGATTTAATCAGTAACGCCGCGATTGCACTATTA of the Providencia rettgeri genome contains:
- a CDS encoding type II toxin-antitoxin system ParD family antitoxin, whose protein sequence is MSTSVVLSPYFEEFIQNQIKSGRYNNTSEVIRAGLRALEEQENQSKLVALQTAIIDGVNSGESKDANTVFSRLSSKYAQSVEGSDSK
- a CDS encoding type II toxin-antitoxin system RelE/ParE family toxin, which codes for MKLAISPLAEQDLEAIGDWIAKDNPVRALSFIEELYQKCLLIAESPTLYIERSEILPGLRSCAYGRYVLFFRVLDAEVRIELILHGSRDIPAHFS
- a CDS encoding sulfite exporter TauE/SafE family protein gives rise to the protein MELLLCLFGFISGITTALFGFGGGFITVPLLYALISLVWGAQSDAGSVAMQIAVATSTCVMIFSSTLSSRAHYLKGNLNWVIIRPFIIPISVGGILGAIVALSVDSALIRWIFIAYLIVTILDCFIRPGFMQTEAEGIKASRGGIFSDTPIGVVIGAVAAFLGVGGSVMTVPLMRRRGVSMIQAAAFANPLTLPMAITGTFTYFYFAINRHVDLGTGFLGMIYLKGALILIAASWLGIRFAGLLMPYLSDKRHAQSYPLLLLVVLTVMLLT
- the nagE gene encoding N-acetylglucosamine-specific PTS transporter subunit IIBC, producing the protein MNILSYLQRIGRALMVPVAVLPAAAILMGIGYWIDPDGWGANSAIAALLIKSGAAIIDNMSVLFAIGVAYGMSKDKDGAAALTGFVGFLVVTTLCSPASYSMIMNVPLESVPAAFGKISNQFVGILVGVLSAELYNRYSGVELPKALSFFSGRRLVPILTSFLMIILAFVLMYVWPVVYNGLVSFGESIKDLGSVGAGIYAFFNRLLIPVGLHHALNSVFWFDVAGINDIPNFLGGAKSIEAGLATVGITGRYQAGFFPIMMFGLPGAALAIYHCARPENKAKVAGIMIAGAFAAFFTGITEPLEFSFMFVAPILYVIHALLTGISVYIAATMEWISGFGFSAGLVDMLLQSRNPLAVQWYMLIVQGLVFFCIYYVIFRFMIRKFNLLTPGREESAGDETIDGYDESLSPVHSTDSDIQKEARQYVSAVGGSDNIVSIDACITRLRLTVKDTAIVNDAMTKRLGASGVIRLNKQNVQVIVGTRAELVAKAMEDVIAKGPIAGTAPAAVAEEKKAAQPTKAKGNVILSLVAPVSGQVYSLDDVPDEAFSSRIVGDGIAIKPTSSEVLAPASGTVVKIFETNHAFCLETENGVELIVHMGIDTVALKGEGCARLVEEGAEVTAGTPILKLDLDFLEANAKSMISPVIISNIDDFAGVEILVDGEVKAGETVIYNVLK